The genomic window CTCCACCCACTCACCCACTCCACCCACTTCTTCACCCTCGCACCCACTACACCTGAGCCCGCTGCTCGCGGCAACCAGAAACGATCTACTTGGCTTGGAACAGCTACTGGCCGCTGCCCACTCATTTAACTGCCCGCCTTTTGCTGAcactttcttttttttttcgcccaCGCTGACATTAACGCTCAAGACGGGGACGCTGACCACTGACGCTTCTCCACGGCCTTGCGCGGCCCTTCGACTGCACTTCCACTGATCATCCGCCGCAAACCGAAGTTCCAACAACAACGCATTGTCGCAACGCAACAGCCTTATTGCTGCCTTGCCTGGCATGGCCCAACCTCAGTTCGGTGCTGGCACTTCTGCATCAAGCCCCAGTGTCTCTGCGACGCCTGGTGCCCGCCAGCAATCGCATCAGACGGGGCCGTCGTCGGGAGCTGGAGACACTCCAGGCCAgcttcagcaccagcaccagcagaagcacCAGTCGTCGTCTCAGGCGGCTGACCACCAATCCTCAGCCCAGAATCCTCAACACAAGCGCGTTTACCAGGCCTGTAtcccatgccgccgccgcaaagTTCGGTGCGACCTAGGCAGCGTTGACAACCCTCATGACCCGCCATGCGTGCGCTGCCGCCGTGAGAGCAAGGAGTGTTTCTTCTCCGCCACTCGCCGGAAACGAaagaccgacgacgacgaagacagCGACGTCGACGAGTACATCATTCGAAACGGACGTAAAAGGCTTCATGCCGGTGAAAGCCCACCACCTCGTCTCGACCGTCGCTTCTACAGCGAAGTTCCCCTCACTCCCGGCGGCTCTCATGGCCGCAGCCATCCTCTGCGCCGACCCGACGGgagcaggccgaggcagCGCAGAGACTCCGAGCtcgatggtgacggcgatgCCAATCTGGAAAACCTCGAGGCCCAGACAGCGATGCGCCGTGCCGTGTACAACCCCCATGACGCGCTAGACCTACTCTACAAGGCTGCAACCGATAGGTCTGTTGTCGAGTCGTCTGGCAAGATGGTGAACAGTGCTGACTGGACTAGTCCCGCTGCGAACAACCATGGACGGGAGGGAAGCATCGCTTCGGCGACCACAGCACCAACCCACCAGCCCACGCCACAGGACACCGCGAATAGAGACGTCCCTAGACCGAGATCCATGTCCGCCGCGAAGCCCGAGGCAGAACTCCATATACCCCAGCGCCAGTTTCAAGATACCGCACCGCAACAGACACAGCAACAGCCTGCAGATCCTGTTCTCGCGCAGCAACCAACTCTGAGAACTCAACCTGGATACGCAGAGGCCTTGCGTGCTTGGTCACGGTTCCGTTTTGTTAGAGCTGGTTGGTTCACTGCTCAAGAAGCTATACAGTATATTGACTAGTAGGTCTACCATGATCAGCCATATTGAGCCGTCTGACTACAAGTTGGGGGGGTCTGTCCGGCGCCTACTAACTTCCCTGTCacttatagctattataagtacCTGTCACCCATGACACCCATTTCACCACCAACCTTTAGCGACCCCGCCTCCCATCTCACGCTCCTTACCGAAGAACCAATCCTCACCGTTACCCTTCTTACAATCTCCTCGAGATATCGTCAAATGCCCGGGACTGGAGGTCACTGTCGTTCGCATGCCATCCCAGAGCAGCTTTGGACCTACCTCCGAGGAATGATTGAGCGTTGTCTGTGGGGTCAAGAAGCCTTCGGTGGTGGGTTCTGCGGCTCTGGTGGCCCCGGTTCTTCGTCAATGATTATGGAGGAGACAGAAACAAGCAGCACTGCGCCTTGGCGCGGCATGAGAAAAGGCAGTCTGCGAACCCTAGGAACTATTGAATCGCTGCTGATTTTGACCGAGTGGCACCCCCGTGCCTTACACTTCCCTCCTCAAGAAGCCACCGACGAGCTCATGCTTCCTGATTACAACATTGGGCCGACGGCTTCGTCTGACGACTCAAGTAGAAATGTAGGTGCTGGTTTTGGAGGTAAAAGAATAGAGAGCTGGCTCGAACCGGCTTGGAGAAGCGATCGCATGTGTTGGATGCTTCTCAGTACTGCTATGGGTCTTGGGTACGAGCTGGGTGTCTTTGATGACATTGATGAGATGCTCAAGGACGATACAATTACGCGTCCAGAGTATATGGACGAAACCTACAGAACGAGGGCAAATCGTATCAAGCGTCTGTTGCTCATTTACACCTCCCAGTTAGCTGGTCGTTTGGGCTGGACAAGCATGACTCCAGAACACCTTCGCAAAGCTGACCCAGCGGTGGCAAGACGGCGCACCGCAACCAATGAAGGAAACACCCCGAGCACATCCTCCATGGTGAACGGTTTTAACTACGTGCCGGATCTAGAACTTGATGATCAAATTATTCACTGTTGGGCCGGAATCAGTAATGCTATGCATGTTGGTAATGAAAAACTGTTCCGCTCCAGAAAATACACCACGGAAATCATCCAGTCAGGACGATATGTGGAGCTGCTTCGAGAGTACAGTCCTTTACTGAAGGACTGGTATAGGGAATTTGAACTTTTCCGCCTCCCTCAGTTCATTAGGCACATCCTTACCATTGAGTACGAGTATGTACGTATTTATGTCAATTCTCTGTCACTGCAGGCAGTGGTAGAGCGATGCACGAACAATGCCGGACAAAATGGCAACGGTGTCGATGGACAGGCCACCAATGGACCGACTCAATTGTCCCCACAGACAATGATAAACTATGGCAAGTTGCCACTGGGACAACTAGGTGGTTTCACAATTAATGATCAAGAATACGTCCGAGAGGTCGTTGGCGGATGTCGGAACTTGCTGCGCACCGTGGTCGAGGGCCTTCTGCCAGGCGGCTACCTGAAGCATGCTCCAGTCCGAACTTATTTCCGCATCATCAGTGGAGCTATGTTCTTGCTGAAGACATTTGCTTTGGGTGCCCCGCGATCAGATGTAAAGCTCAGCATTGAACTTATGGATGCTACCGTGGAAGCGCTCCGAAACTGCGTTGTAGACGATGTTCATTTAGGCATACGGTTTGCTGATCTTCTCGAGACACTGACAAGTCGATTAAGAAATCGTTTTATCCAGGCGCCGACTATGCAGCAGGGCTCTGGCAAGGATCCAACCCCATTGCCCGAGGGCACTATGCCTGGTGTTGCGGCGGCcggtggccaaggcgagcATACGGCAAGCTGGGTGGGCAAACATGCCCAGAAATTGCGAGAAGGGCTCACTGGACAATGTAAGTACCAATCATCTCCTTGGATGAGGATGCGAGTATTCCAAGGGTTTGGACTGACTCTAGGTGTTTTTTTGCAGATCGTCCCGCTTCACCGAGCGTCGAAGGCAACAATATCTCAGCTACGCCATTCGACTTGTCCACTGGCAACTTTCCCTATCCTAGCGCGTCGTCTATAGGaccatcaacaccagcagcGCATGTGGAAAACAATGGAGCTGCTCCTTCTAATGGCGTGGAAATGCAACTTTTCGAGGGCTGGGACAACCCAGGCAACGAAATGTGGTACCTACCACCGGGTCCAGCCTTCTTTCAAAACATGGGAGACAGCTCCGTTGCTATGACGGCCGAAggtgtcaatgttggcggaTTGGATCTGTTGGAGTACATGGCAATGGATCCAGTGCAATTTTCTAGCATTGACGGACCCGGCTCGACAAGTGGGAATGCTGGAACACAGGGCTAAAATACTTGGAAATACTTGGGCCTCACAGCGATCCAACTAAAAATCTACAATTCACAAGAGAGAAAATTACACCTCGCTGGTGTTTGGTAATGGAAATGATTTGATGAGAGTGATGGCAATCGACGCAATGGTTCTACCCAACCAATATGACTTTGGTAATTGTTTGACTCTCTTTTGttcattcttctttttccttgtttaAAATATGGAGTTACTTTTACAAGCGGCGGTTTTTCAGTGTGTCACATTTTACAGCGAATTTGGCGAAAAGGGTCGGGAAAAAAATTGTTCGTTATTACTCTTGTGGTGTTTGGAGCTGCTTTGTTTCTGGTATTGCTGTGTGAGTTGAGTTCTGGTCCGTCTTTGGAGACTCAAATGTCAGATTTGGTAGTATTGCGTCTagggaaagggggggaggggggacgCGCACAATCTTCTGATTTGCAATATCCTCCACACATTTTATCATCTCAACAAGTATAGAGCTATGGGCCACTGAGGAGCCATGCTAGTGCCATGAACGTGAGTTGGAAGTAAGCACTGCTGCTGAGAAAAGATGTTGCTGAAGGAGAATGGGTCGATTGTTGTAACTTGATAAGTAGAAGCTCAATCAAACAGAAAATTTGACATGGACAGGTAGGCAGGCAGGCGTTGCCGTGAAACTTGTATTCAAGCATGGTCGGCATTCTAAAGAGGATACGCAAAACTGTCACTATACTTTGGTTCCCTCTGGCGTCAGCCGAATTATGTCCACGTACAGCGGCTAaaagtactctgtacaacaactcaattccatgcttcttcctccttttttcccttcccaATAGCCGTGTACACTGTTCCGGAATATCACCCTTGCATCAGACCGACGAAGCGGCGATTTGTGCATTAGATACGCAATAAATGAAAAAGGGAGGAAGATTCTGACACAAATGTACAGAAGTTGGGCCCGCATCCTATCGACTCTGACGATTAGGCTACATGGCTGATATGGCTTAATTAAATGGAAGATGAATCGCTTCGCTCTTCGGTAGAATGATTAAAGAATGCTGATGCAgtaagaagaagagaagagcaaGCAGCACAAACaacacgaaaaaaaaaatcttttcttgtttcttccaAGACAACAGACGGTTGTCCGAAAATAAAAAGCCGTGGTATTTTCTTGAGCCAAATAAAGAAGGTGGCGAGGAACAAAAGAGAAGCATGCGGGAGAGACTGTGTTAAGGTTGGGATAGCAAAATGCTGGCATATCGTGGTAGGGCGTGGCGTTACAACAAGATGTCTGACCAAATGGCGTCATATTGGCATACGATGCTATTGTGGTGTGCGAGtggaaacaaaacaaaaagcAAGCGACCACCGGAACGAAATGGATGGGGTATTTTGAAtcaaagaaaagaacaacGAATCAAGCGAAACaagagaacattgaagtatGCACAAGCGCTTAGAGTGCATAGGTGGTGCCACGAGTAGCATGGGCTTCTTGCAGGACTAGAGAGGATGTCAATTTCCATGTCGTTGGGATTTCGCAGAAACAGCACGTCAAAATTCGCCACAACTTACTTTGCAAGACTCTCAATTGTCCGGCACGGTCCTCGCAAGCTACCTGAATGCCTGAACCCTCGATAAGATCCAGAACAACGCTATTCGGGAGTTCTTGT from Metarhizium brunneum chromosome 2, complete sequence includes these protein-coding regions:
- the ARO80 gene encoding Transcriptional activator ARO80, with protein sequence MAQPQFGAGTSASSPSVSATPGARQQSHQTGPSSGAGDTPGQLQHQHQQKHQSSSQAADHQSSAQNPQHKRVYQACIPCRRRKVRCDLGSVDNPHDPPCVRCRRESKECFFSATRRKRKTDDDEDSDVDEYIIRNGRKRLHAGESPPPRLDRRFYSEVPLTPGGSHGRSHPLRRPDGSRPRQRRDSELDGDGDANLENLEAQTAMRRAVYNPHDALDLLYKAATDRSVVESSGKMVNSADWTSPAANNHGREGSIASATTAPTHQPTPQDTANRDVPRPRSMSAAKPEAELHIPQRQFQDTAPQQTQQQPADPVLAQQPTLRTQPGYAEALRAWSRFRFVRAGWFTAQEAIQYIDYYYKYLSPMTPISPPTFSDPASHLTLLTEEPILTVTLLTISSRYRQMPGTGGHCRSHAIPEQLWTYLRGMIERCLWGQEAFGGGFCGSGGPGSSSMIMEETETSSTAPWRGMRKGSLRTLGTIESLLILTEWHPRALHFPPQEATDELMLPDYNIGPTASSDDSSRNVGAGFGGKRIESWLEPAWRSDRMCWMLLSTAMGLGYELGVFDDIDEMLKDDTITRPEYMDETYRTRANRIKRLLLIYTSQLAGRLGWTSMTPEHLRKADPAVARRRTATNEGNTPSTSSMVNGFNYVPDLELDDQIIHCWAGISNAMHVGNEKLFRSRKYTTEIIQSGRYVELLREYSPLLKDWYREFELFRLPQFIRHILTIEYEYVRIYVNSLSLQAVVERCTNNAGQNGNGVDGQATNGPTQLSPQTMINYGKLPLGQLGGFTINDQEYVREVVGGCRNLLRTVVEGLLPGGYLKHAPVRTYFRIISGAMFLLKTFALGAPRSDVKLSIELMDATVEALRNCVVDDVHLGIRFADLLETLTSRLRNRFIQAPTMQQGSGKDPTPLPEGTMPGVAAAGGQGEHTASWVGKHAQKLREGLTGQYRPASPSVEGNNISATPFDLSTGNFPYPSASSIGPSTPAAHVENNGAAPSNGVEMQLFEGWDNPGNEMWYLPPGPAFFQNMGDSSVAMTAEGVNVGGLDLLEYMAMDPVQFSSIDGPGSTSGNAGTQG